TCATGCGCACGACGACGTCGGCGCGCGTCAGGTCCGCGACGCTCGACACCGCATCGGCCGGCACATAGTCGGGCACGCCCCACAGCGCGTACGGCGCGTACATCTCGGCGAGCGGATCGAACGCGTCGGCGATCGCGTCGAAGTACGCGCCGTGGCTGCCCGGCAGCCACGCGGCGCACAGCATGTCGGCCGTGCCGTCGCGCAGCAGCTCGAACGCGGCTTCGTGCGGCCGCCGGATTTCGTCGACGCGCACGCCGTGGCGCGCGAGCGTCGCGCTCACGATGCCGGCCGCGGCGTGATGGAACGACAGATCGATCGTCGCGAGCGTGACGACCGGATGAGCTCGAGTCAAGGCGACCTCCGGAACAAGGCGAAGCGGCGGCGCGGCGGGCGGGCCGCGCCGCGGATCAATCGATCAGAAGCCTTCGAGCACGATCTTGCCGCGTGCGCGGTTGCTTTCGATGAACGCATGCGCGCGCTTCAGGTTCGCCGCGTTGATCGCGCCGAAGTGCTCGCCGAGCGTCGTGCGCAGCGTGCCGGCGTCGACGAGCGCCGCGACGCGATCGAGCAGCGCGTGCTGCTCGATCTGGTCGTGTGTGCCGAACATCGAGCGCGTGAACATGAACTCCCAGTGCAGCGACGCGCTCTTCGCCTTCAGCTTGCGGACATCGAGCCGTTCGGGATCGTCGATCAGCGCGAGCTTGCCTTGCGGTTCGAGCGCGTCGACGATCTGATCGAAGTGGCGATCGGTCTGGTTCAGGCTCGCGACGTAGTCGACCCCGCCGACGCCGATTCGCGCGAGCTCGGCGGCGAGCGGCTTCGCGTGGTCGATCACGTGATGCGCGCCGAGCTCGCGGACCCACGCGGCGGTTTCGTCGCGCGACGCGGTGCCGATCACGGTGACGCCCGTCAGCCGGCGCGCGAGCTGCACGAGGATCGAGCCGACGCCGCCCGCCGCGCCGACGACGAGCAGCCGCTTGCCGGCGGCGGCCGCGCCCTCGGGAATCCGCAGGCGGTCGAACAGCAGCTCCCACGCGGTGATCGCGGTGAGCGGCAGC
The nucleotide sequence above comes from Burkholderia thailandensis E264. Encoded proteins:
- a CDS encoding zinc-binding alcohol dehydrogenase family protein, whose amino-acid sequence is MKAIAFYQNLPIDAADSLVDIELPDPQPGPHDLLVEVRAVSVNPVDVKVRAGRPPEAGQPTVLGWDAAGVVRAVGSAVSLFKPGERVWYAGALTRAGTNSELHVVDERIVGRMPASLDFAHAAALPLTAITAWELLFDRLRIPEGAAAAGKRLLVVGAAGGVGSILVQLARRLTGVTVIGTASRDETAAWVRELGAHHVIDHAKPLAAELARIGVGGVDYVASLNQTDRHFDQIVDALEPQGKLALIDDPERLDVRKLKAKSASLHWEFMFTRSMFGTHDQIEQHALLDRVAALVDAGTLRTTLGEHFGAINAANLKRAHAFIESNRARGKIVLEGF